A single window of Pontibacillus chungwhensis DNA harbors:
- the miaA gene encoding tRNA (adenosine(37)-N6)-dimethylallyltransferase MiaA: protein MKQPVVAIVGPTAVGKTSLSIEIAKRFNGEIISGDSMQIYKGMDIGTAKVTKAEMEEIPHHMIDIKEPWDDFSAAEFQEKVTDYIKKIAEKGKLPIIAGGTGLYIQSVLYDFQFSQTARDDEFRERMEKRIEEEGVEPFFDRLRQIDPEQASKIHPNNIRRVIRALEVYELTGMTMSEYQEAQQPTSPYNPILIGLNMEREMLYNRINTRVDSMIEEGLLDEVDRLVKLGYENAQSMKAIGYKELVPYVKNEQSLEESVQNLKQNSRRYAKRQLTYFRNKMDVDWYEVTVETAAEKFEEILNDLAGKLNQI from the coding sequence ATGAAGCAACCAGTTGTAGCGATAGTTGGACCAACCGCTGTTGGGAAAACCTCTCTGAGCATTGAGATAGCAAAACGTTTTAATGGGGAAATAATAAGCGGTGATTCAATGCAAATCTACAAAGGGATGGATATTGGAACTGCAAAGGTTACAAAGGCTGAGATGGAAGAAATCCCCCATCACATGATTGATATTAAGGAGCCTTGGGACGATTTCTCTGCGGCTGAGTTCCAAGAGAAGGTAACGGATTACATAAAAAAGATTGCTGAAAAGGGAAAGCTGCCGATTATCGCTGGAGGGACAGGTTTATATATTCAGTCTGTCTTATATGATTTTCAATTTTCTCAAACGGCACGAGATGATGAGTTTAGGGAGCGTATGGAGAAAAGGATAGAAGAAGAAGGTGTTGAACCTTTCTTTGATCGACTGAGACAGATCGATCCTGAACAAGCTTCAAAGATTCATCCGAACAATATACGTCGAGTTATAAGGGCGCTAGAGGTTTATGAATTAACGGGTATGACGATGAGTGAATACCAGGAAGCTCAGCAACCCACATCGCCTTACAATCCTATATTAATTGGGTTAAATATGGAGCGTGAGATGCTTTATAATCGAATTAACACTCGTGTAGATTCAATGATTGAAGAAGGGCTCCTCGATGAAGTAGACCGTCTTGTCAAACTAGGGTATGAAAACGCCCAAAGTATGAAAGCGATAGGGTATAAAGAGTTAGTCCCTTATGTGAAAAATGAACAATCACTAGAGGAATCCGTTCAAAATCTCAAACAGAATTCTCGACGCTATGCAAAACGTCAACTTACATATTTCCGTAATAAAATGGACGTGGATTGGTATGAGGTTACGGTGGAAACCGCTGCAGAAAAGTTTGAAGAAATTTTAAATGATTTAGCAGGAAAGCTGAATCAAATATAG
- the hfq gene encoding RNA chaperone Hfq, whose translation MAQTVNIQDQFLNTLRKEHVQVTVFLLNGFQLRGVVKAFDNFTVMLETDGKQQLIFKHAISTFAPSKTITLDKE comes from the coding sequence ATGGCCCAAACAGTGAATATCCAAGATCAATTTTTAAATACTCTACGTAAGGAACATGTTCAAGTAACTGTCTTTTTGCTTAACGGTTTCCAACTTCGAGGAGTCGTTAAAGCTTTCGATAATTTCACCGTCATGTTAGAAACAGACGGGAAGCAACAATTAATTTTCAAGCATGCGATTTCTACATTTGCTCCATCAAAGACCATTACGCTAGATAAAGAATAA
- the spoVK gene encoding stage V sporulation protein K, with protein sequence MDTQVTYKKNGQINIMFHDREHQAVESREIAATSYTANPFQKIETQFEDFIGLDHLKSTVKEIYASIYVNQKREEAGLKPSKQVLHMLFKGNPGTGKTTVARKISELFHEMNVLSKGHFIEAERADLVGEYIGHTAQKTRDLVKKAMGGVLFIDEAYSLARGGEKDFGKEAIDTLVKHMEDHHNDFILILAGYPDEMDRFLRLNPGLQSRFPIILDFKDYSIDELMTIAKQMASEREYEFSKDAEWKLKDHLIRMQQQRGSGFSNGRYIRNVIEQSIRKQAMRIMKQNRFTPAELMQITGQDLIFQTKT encoded by the coding sequence TTGGATACGCAAGTGACCTATAAAAAGAATGGTCAGATCAATATTATGTTTCATGATCGGGAACATCAAGCAGTTGAATCTAGGGAAATCGCAGCAACTTCTTATACAGCAAACCCTTTTCAAAAGATTGAAACACAATTTGAAGATTTTATCGGCCTCGACCATTTGAAATCTACAGTAAAAGAAATTTATGCAAGTATTTATGTGAATCAGAAAAGAGAAGAAGCAGGTCTTAAACCTTCTAAGCAAGTTCTTCATATGTTATTTAAAGGGAATCCAGGAACAGGTAAAACAACGGTAGCGCGTAAAATTTCCGAGCTTTTTCATGAAATGAATGTGCTTTCTAAAGGTCACTTTATTGAAGCAGAACGTGCAGATCTTGTAGGAGAGTATATTGGGCATACTGCTCAAAAAACGAGAGACCTTGTCAAAAAAGCTATGGGAGGGGTTTTGTTTATTGATGAAGCCTACTCTCTTGCCCGCGGTGGGGAAAAAGATTTTGGGAAAGAAGCCATTGATACATTAGTGAAGCATATGGAAGACCATCATAATGACTTTATCTTAATTCTTGCAGGGTATCCGGACGAAATGGATCGTTTCCTACGTTTAAATCCTGGGTTACAGTCAAGATTTCCGATTATTTTAGACTTTAAAGATTATTCGATTGATGAACTTATGACCATAGCGAAACAAATGGCATCAGAACGAGAATATGAATTCTCTAAAGATGCGGAATGGAAACTAAAAGATCACTTAATTCGAATGCAACAACAAAGAGGAAGCGGTTTTTCAAACGGTCGTTACATTCGAAATGTGATTGAACAATCTATACGTAAGCAAGCGATGAGAATAATGAAACAGAATCGATTTACACCAGCTGAACTCATGCAGATTACTGGCCAGGATTTAATTTTTCAAACAAAGACTTAG
- the hflX gene encoding GTPase HflX, with translation MEQAVIVACELPGNDQERFHSSIEELQSLTETAHGQVHKIFIQKRNKIHPALYIGEGKLQEIKDYIEINEIELVIFNDELAPGQMSKLADYLDVGIIDRTQLILDIFARRANTKEGKLQVELAQLQYMLPRIYGQGKNMSRLGGGIGTRGPGETKLETDRRHIRRRIDDIKSRLDQVVSQRNQYRKRRKENRAFQIAVVGYTNAGKSTLFNRLTNSESFEEDQLFATLDPLTRQIQLPSGFRSLLSDTVGFIQDLPTTLIAAFRSTLEEVTEADFILHLVDASHPDHIQHEKTVHKLLKDLEADQLPMLTVYNKRDLLSDNFFPATMPAVTISAHDPIDLKRLLDKIEEVIIEEWEPFQTYIHASKSDFLHRVESSSIVKERDFLEDDEKYFVKGWIDADHPLYHQLKKNNHKGEQE, from the coding sequence ATGGAACAAGCAGTCATAGTAGCTTGCGAATTACCAGGTAATGATCAAGAGCGATTTCATTCATCCATTGAAGAGTTACAGTCTTTAACAGAAACCGCTCATGGCCAGGTACATAAAATATTTATTCAAAAGCGAAATAAAATACACCCTGCTCTCTACATAGGGGAAGGGAAATTACAAGAAATAAAGGATTATATTGAGATAAATGAAATTGAACTGGTTATATTCAATGATGAACTAGCTCCAGGCCAAATGAGTAAATTAGCTGATTACCTAGACGTGGGAATCATTGATCGTACGCAGTTAATCCTTGATATATTTGCTAGAAGGGCGAATACAAAGGAAGGGAAACTACAAGTTGAGCTTGCTCAGCTTCAGTACATGCTTCCCCGTATTTATGGACAAGGGAAGAACATGTCCCGGCTTGGTGGAGGAATTGGTACACGTGGACCTGGTGAGACCAAGCTTGAAACGGACCGTCGTCATATTAGGCGCCGCATCGATGATATTAAATCCCGTTTAGATCAAGTAGTGAGTCAACGAAACCAATATAGGAAACGTCGTAAAGAAAATCGTGCTTTCCAGATTGCTGTAGTAGGATATACAAATGCGGGCAAATCAACGCTTTTCAACCGATTGACAAACAGTGAATCATTTGAAGAGGACCAATTATTTGCGACACTAGATCCTCTCACCCGTCAAATTCAACTTCCTTCAGGTTTCAGATCTCTTCTATCTGATACAGTTGGGTTTATTCAAGATTTGCCAACTACACTTATTGCAGCTTTTCGTTCTACATTGGAAGAAGTGACAGAAGCTGATTTTATTTTGCATTTAGTTGATGCTTCTCACCCGGATCATATTCAACACGAGAAAACGGTGCATAAGCTGTTGAAAGATTTAGAAGCAGATCAGTTACCAATGCTAACCGTTTATAATAAGCGAGATCTTTTAAGTGACAACTTCTTTCCTGCAACCATGCCAGCTGTAACTATCAGTGCCCATGATCCTATTGATTTGAAGCGTCTTTTAGATAAAATTGAAGAAGTTATCATAGAAGAATGGGAACCATTTCAGACGTACATTCACGCCTCTAAAAGCGATTTCCTTCATCGCGTTGAATCTAGTTCGATTGTCAAGGAACGCGATTTCCTTGAAGACGATGAAAAATACTTTGTGAAGGGGTGGATCGATGCTGATCATCCGCTTTACCATCAACTAAAGAAGAACAATCATAAAGGGGAACAAGAGTAA
- a CDS encoding aminotransferase class I/II-fold pyridoxal phosphate-dependent enzyme, with protein sequence MNKHELEQLAVETEQDIKDIHQSINGLAEYNQERVLRAFRNQQVSDSHFNPTTGYGYDDMGRDKLEQVYAEVFGGEDALVRPQIVSGTHAITISLFGLLRPGNELLYITGAPYDTLEEIVGVRGSGNGSLKDFHIGYNQVNLLNNGSVNYEEVQRAITPHTKVIGIQRSKGYAARPSFTIAEIKEMIEYVKGINPEIIVFVDNCYGEFAEEQEPIHVGADLIAGSLIKNPGGGLARTGGYIAGRADLVEQCAYRLTAPGLGKETGATLHSLQEMYQGLFLAPHVVGEAMKGAVFTSRFLEKLGFATTPHYLAKRTDLIQSVTFETAEQMIAFCQEIQKASPINSHVTPYPSYMPGYEHDVIMAAGTFVQGGSLELTADGPIRAPYTAFVQGGLTYAHVKIAIKMAVERLVALT encoded by the coding sequence ATGAACAAACACGAATTAGAACAATTAGCAGTAGAAACAGAGCAGGATATTAAAGATATTCACCAATCTATAAATGGTCTAGCTGAGTATAATCAGGAACGGGTCTTAAGGGCTTTTAGAAATCAGCAGGTGAGCGATTCCCATTTCAATCCGACAACAGGCTATGGATATGACGATATGGGGAGAGATAAATTGGAGCAAGTTTATGCAGAGGTTTTCGGAGGGGAAGATGCTCTCGTACGACCTCAAATCGTATCTGGTACCCATGCCATTACGATTTCATTGTTTGGCTTGTTAAGGCCTGGAAATGAACTTCTTTATATTACAGGAGCTCCTTACGACACGTTAGAAGAGATTGTAGGGGTACGTGGTTCTGGTAATGGGTCTTTAAAAGATTTTCATATCGGGTATAACCAGGTCAACCTTCTAAATAATGGTTCTGTCAATTATGAAGAAGTTCAAAGAGCGATTACGCCCCATACTAAAGTAATCGGAATACAGCGTTCAAAAGGGTACGCAGCACGCCCGTCATTTACGATAGCAGAAATTAAAGAAATGATAGAGTATGTTAAAGGCATAAATCCTGAAATAATCGTCTTTGTTGATAATTGTTACGGGGAGTTTGCTGAAGAACAAGAACCCATTCATGTTGGAGCCGACCTCATTGCCGGTTCTCTTATTAAGAACCCGGGCGGGGGATTAGCAAGAACAGGGGGATATATTGCAGGAAGAGCTGATCTTGTTGAACAATGTGCCTATCGTTTAACAGCCCCTGGTCTAGGTAAAGAGACTGGTGCTACCTTACATAGTCTGCAAGAGATGTATCAGGGACTGTTTCTGGCCCCTCATGTTGTAGGGGAAGCAATGAAAGGGGCTGTCTTTACCTCTCGTTTCTTAGAGAAGCTAGGGTTCGCAACAACTCCTCATTATTTAGCAAAGCGTACCGATTTAATCCAATCCGTAACGTTTGAGACAGCCGAACAAATGATAGCATTTTGCCAGGAGATCCAAAAGGCCTCACCTATTAATTCACATGTAACGCCATATCCAAGTTATATGCCGGGGTATGAGCATGACGTCATCATGGCGGCTGGAACCTTCGTACAAGGAGGAAGTCTTGAATTAACAGCTGATGGGCCAATTAGAGCTCCTTATACGGCCTTTGTTCAGGGTGGTCTTACTTATGCGCATGTTAAGATTGCGATTAAAATGGCTGTGGAGCGTTTAGTGGCATTAACATGA
- a CDS encoding C39 family peptidase, translated as MDHYVVGKSVPDKMLYKGEEFTNPMDVPLLNQMDEPRLYNGCEVTSLAMMLHYHGINVSKNKLAEEISRVPLTYSNGMKGNPNLGFVGDMENGPGLSAYHGPVVKLAKRYVGDRAQDVTGSNPSELYEYVNQGMPVWIITTTRFQPVSNFRTWLTPQGAIDVTFSVHSVVITGYTDDSVYINNPYGKKNQKVNRSQFEKAFKQMGSQAIVIQR; from the coding sequence ATGGATCATTATGTTGTTGGTAAATCAGTCCCTGATAAGATGTTATATAAAGGTGAAGAGTTTACGAATCCAATGGATGTTCCATTGTTAAATCAAATGGATGAGCCTAGACTTTACAACGGGTGTGAAGTAACAAGTTTAGCGATGATGTTACATTACCATGGTATAAACGTGAGTAAGAATAAATTAGCTGAAGAAATTAGTCGGGTTCCTTTAACCTATTCGAATGGTATGAAAGGAAATCCTAATCTAGGGTTTGTGGGGGACATGGAAAATGGACCAGGCTTATCTGCTTATCACGGACCGGTTGTGAAGCTTGCTAAACGTTATGTCGGTGATCGTGCCCAAGATGTAACAGGGAGTAATCCTTCTGAACTATACGAATATGTAAATCAAGGAATGCCTGTTTGGATTATTACAACTACCCGGTTTCAACCTGTAAGCAATTTTAGAACTTGGCTTACGCCTCAAGGTGCCATAGATGTAACCTTCAGTGTTCACAGTGTGGTCATTACAGGTTATACGGATGATTCTGTTTATATTAATAATCCATATGGAAAAAAGAATCAAAAAGTTAATCGTTCGCAATTTGAAAAAGCCTTTAAACAGATGGGAAGCCAGGCTATAGTTATTCAAAGGTAA
- a CDS encoding MerR family transcriptional regulator, producing MNDELRRSMPLFPIGIVKSLTDLSARQIRYYEEHDLIHPVRSDGNRRLFSFNDVDRLLEIKSLIEKGVNLAGIKQVLSMQPQQPQPQTEYSEEEIQEVREELSEKELRKMLKNELFQANRFGKSSLRQGELSRFFH from the coding sequence ATGAATGATGAACTACGAAGATCGATGCCTCTATTCCCAATAGGGATTGTAAAATCACTTACTGACCTTTCTGCGCGACAGATCCGGTACTACGAAGAACATGATTTGATTCATCCTGTTCGCTCCGATGGAAATCGACGTTTATTTTCGTTCAATGATGTTGATCGTTTATTAGAAATTAAATCGTTAATTGAAAAAGGGGTTAATCTTGCTGGTATTAAGCAAGTGTTATCGATGCAGCCTCAACAACCTCAACCTCAAACTGAATACTCTGAAGAAGAAATTCAGGAGGTAAGAGAAGAATTATCTGAGAAAGAATTACGAAAAATGCTTAAAAATGAATTATTTCAAGCAAACCGTTTTGGTAAATCATCGTTGCGTCAGGGAGAATTATCACGATTCTTCCATTAA
- the glnA gene encoding type I glutamate--ammonia ligase — protein MAAKLTKDQILEKIQEENVKFIRLQFTDLLGTIKNVEIPFSQLDKALDNQMMFDGSSIEGFVRIEESDMLLYPDLDTFVVFPWTSEKGKVARFICDIYNPDGTPFEGCPRYNLKRNLKKMEELGFSAFNLGTEPEFFLFKLDEKGEPTMELNDRGGYFDLAPTDLGENCRRDIVLELEEMGFEIEASHHEVAPGQHEIDFKYADALKHCDDIQTFKLVVKTIARKHGLHATFMPKPLFGVNGSGMHCNMSLFKDGGNSFFDEKGDQQLSQTAYQFIAGIVKHATNFTAVTNPTVNSYKRLVPGYEAPCYVAWSGQNRSPLIRIPASRGLSTRIEVRSVDPSANPYLAMAVLLAAGLDGVENGLKAPTPVDRNIYVMDKEERVKHGVQDLPATLSDALELLKKDEIMVKALGEHLFEHFIEAKEIEWDMFRTQVHPWEREQYLSTY, from the coding sequence ATGGCAGCTAAATTAACTAAGGACCAGATCCTGGAGAAGATCCAGGAAGAGAACGTTAAATTTATTCGATTGCAATTCACTGACTTATTAGGAACTATTAAAAACGTAGAAATTCCATTTAGTCAGCTTGATAAAGCACTCGATAACCAAATGATGTTTGATGGATCTTCCATTGAAGGATTTGTTCGCATTGAAGAATCGGATATGCTTTTGTATCCTGATCTTGATACGTTTGTTGTATTTCCATGGACATCTGAGAAAGGGAAAGTAGCCCGCTTTATTTGTGATATTTATAATCCGGATGGTACCCCATTTGAAGGTTGTCCTCGCTATAATTTAAAGCGTAACTTAAAGAAAATGGAAGAGCTTGGCTTCTCTGCTTTTAATCTTGGTACAGAACCTGAATTTTTCCTATTTAAGTTAGATGAAAAAGGCGAACCAACTATGGAATTAAACGACCGTGGCGGTTACTTTGATTTAGCGCCAACTGACCTTGGTGAAAATTGTCGCCGTGATATTGTTCTTGAGTTAGAGGAGATGGGCTTTGAGATAGAAGCGTCTCATCACGAAGTGGCCCCAGGTCAGCATGAAATCGACTTTAAATACGCAGATGCATTAAAGCACTGCGATGATATCCAAACGTTTAAACTCGTCGTTAAAACAATAGCTCGTAAACACGGTTTACATGCTACCTTTATGCCTAAACCACTCTTTGGTGTGAACGGCTCAGGAATGCACTGTAACATGTCCTTATTCAAAGACGGGGGAAATTCTTTCTTTGATGAAAAGGGCGATCAGCAATTGAGTCAAACAGCTTATCAGTTCATCGCGGGCATTGTGAAGCATGCTACGAATTTCACAGCTGTGACGAATCCGACTGTTAACTCTTACAAACGCTTAGTTCCAGGATATGAAGCTCCATGTTATGTAGCGTGGTCTGGTCAAAACCGCAGTCCATTGATTCGTATCCCAGCTTCTCGAGGGTTAAGTACTCGTATAGAAGTTCGTAGTGTAGATCCTTCTGCGAACCCATACCTGGCTATGGCTGTCCTATTAGCTGCTGGACTAGATGGTGTCGAGAACGGCTTGAAAGCTCCAACCCCAGTTGATCGAAATATTTATGTAATGGATAAAGAAGAACGAGTAAAACACGGTGTTCAAGACTTGCCGGCAACCCTTTCTGATGCATTAGAATTGCTTAAAAAGGACGAAATAATGGTGAAAGCATTAGGCGAACATTTATTTGAACACTTCATTGAAGCGAAAGAAATCGAATGGGATATGTTCCGTACACAGGTTCACCCATGGGAGCGCGAACAGTATTTATCAACTTACTAA
- the lexA gene encoding transcriptional repressor LexA: MTKLSKRQEAILDFIKNRVLEKGYPPSVREIGEAVGLASSSTVHGHLSRLEKKGYIRRDPTKPRAIEVLELEEDAITTIPKGEATYAPVIGKVTAGMPITAIENIEEYVPLPDTLAAQDDDIFVLVVQGESMIEAGILDGDMVIVRRQQTAQNGDIVVAMTEDDEATVKRFFKESNHIRLQPENATMDPIIVQNVSILGKVVGLYRHIH; the protein is encoded by the coding sequence ATGACGAAACTATCAAAAAGGCAGGAAGCAATACTAGATTTCATTAAAAACCGTGTACTAGAAAAAGGCTATCCACCTTCTGTAAGAGAGATTGGTGAGGCTGTAGGACTAGCATCTAGTTCAACCGTTCACGGACATTTGTCAAGACTAGAGAAAAAAGGCTATATCAGAAGAGACCCTACTAAACCAAGAGCTATTGAAGTATTAGAGTTAGAAGAAGATGCCATCACTACCATTCCTAAAGGAGAAGCAACGTATGCTCCTGTAATAGGTAAAGTTACAGCAGGTATGCCAATTACAGCTATTGAAAACATTGAAGAGTATGTTCCTCTACCTGATACGCTTGCCGCACAAGATGACGATATATTCGTTCTTGTGGTGCAAGGTGAAAGTATGATTGAAGCTGGAATCTTAGACGGGGATATGGTCATTGTACGACGTCAGCAAACAGCACAAAACGGTGATATTGTAGTGGCTATGACTGAAGATGATGAGGCTACGGTCAAACGTTTCTTTAAAGAATCAAATCACATTCGCTTGCAGCCTGAAAATGCTACAATGGATCCAATAATTGTTCAAAATGTAAGCATTCTTGGAAAAGTTGTCGGATTATATCGCCATATTCACTAA
- a CDS encoding YneB family resolvase-like protein has product MKAIIYCRVSTEKEAQVSSLKRQRIELEELATKHGFEIHKTIEEQASGYDIERDGILEVLEILANEEADVLLIQDETRLGRGNTKIALFHQLTKLEVPVYAVSHHGVLTLSESDSMVLQIVGIVEEYQRKIHNIKIKRGMRRAVDKGYNPAANLSNQHLAQGRERKDFPIEEVVRLRSNNLTFEEIAATLRGMGFDVSKATVHRRYKEFVSLENKA; this is encoded by the coding sequence ATGAAAGCAATCATCTATTGTCGCGTCAGCACAGAAAAGGAAGCACAAGTTTCGTCTTTAAAACGGCAACGAATCGAACTAGAAGAATTGGCTACTAAACACGGATTTGAAATCCATAAAACAATAGAAGAGCAGGCAAGCGGGTATGATATAGAACGAGATGGGATCTTAGAAGTTTTAGAAATATTAGCAAACGAAGAAGCGGATGTGCTACTAATCCAGGATGAGACAAGGCTTGGGCGGGGGAATACAAAAATTGCCTTGTTTCATCAACTTACTAAACTTGAAGTCCCTGTTTATGCTGTTTCTCACCACGGAGTGCTTACACTTTCTGAATCAGACTCCATGGTTTTGCAAATTGTAGGAATTGTAGAGGAATATCAAAGGAAAATACATAACATTAAGATTAAGCGTGGTATGAGGCGTGCGGTGGATAAAGGATATAATCCTGCTGCTAACCTCTCTAATCAGCATCTAGCACAAGGGCGAGAGAGAAAAGACTTTCCGATCGAGGAGGTTGTTCGTCTTCGATCGAACAATTTGACGTTTGAAGAAATAGCAGCCACCCTTAGAGGAATGGGATTTGATGTATCTAAGGCTACAGTACATAGGCGTTACAAAGAATTCGTTTCACTTGAAAACAAAGCCTAA
- a CDS encoding DUF896 domain-containing protein, which translates to MISQDKLNRINELSHKSKQQGLSMTEQKEQQKLRQEYLKNFRNSFKSQLKGMKVVDPEGNDVTPDKLKQEQERNKKH; encoded by the coding sequence ATGATTTCTCAAGATAAATTAAACCGAATTAACGAATTATCTCATAAATCCAAACAACAAGGCTTATCCATGACTGAACAAAAAGAACAACAAAAATTACGTCAGGAGTACCTGAAGAACTTCCGTAATTCCTTTAAGAGTCAGCTAAAAGGAATGAAAGTAGTAGACCCTGAAGGTAACGATGTAACACCTGACAAATTAAAGCAAGAACAAGAACGTAATAAAAAACATTAA
- the tkt gene encoding transketolase: MTHQTEQQSINTIRTLSIDAVEKANSGHPGMPMGAAPMAYTLWTEFMQQNPKNSSWFNRDRFVLSAGHGSMLLYSLLHLSGYNVTIDDLKNFRQWGSKTPGHPEFGHTDGVEATTGPLGQGVAMAVGMAMAEAHLSAKYNKDNFNVVDHYTYSICGDGDLMEGVSQEAASLAAHLGLGKLVVLYDSNDISLDGDLNRSFSESVEDRFKAYGWQVIRVEDGNDTATLRQSIEEAKSNTDQPTLIEVKTVIGYGSPNKSGKSASHGAPLGEDEANLTKEHYKWGHEPFHVPSEVYQDFETKVQARGAEAEQKWNELVQQYKEAYPELGEEFTRAINDELPSNWDSELPQYTPGEDKLATRASSGEMINALSKTVPNFFGGSADLAGSNKTSVSGEEDFSRNNYAGRNIWFGVREFAMASALNGMALHGGLKVYGGTFFVFSDYLRPAVRLSALMGVPVTYVFTHDSIAVGEDGPTHEPIEQLPSLRAMPGLSVVRPADGIETEAAWRLSLESNSTPSALVLTRQGLPTLEGTSYEGVKKGAYVVSPANKEEADCLLLASGSEVQLAVRAQESLREKGIEASVVSMPSWDRFNAQSKEYKEEVLPSTVKARLAIEMASPFGWERYVGLEGDVLGIDTFGASAPGDQVMEEYGFTVDNVVSRVEQLLK, translated from the coding sequence ATGACACATCAAACAGAACAGCAATCTATTAATACAATCCGCACTCTCTCAATCGATGCGGTAGAGAAAGCGAATTCAGGACACCCAGGTATGCCAATGGGGGCAGCTCCAATGGCTTATACACTTTGGACTGAATTCATGCAACAAAACCCTAAAAACTCAAGTTGGTTTAATCGTGACCGCTTTGTACTATCCGCAGGTCATGGTTCAATGCTTCTATATAGCTTACTTCACCTTTCTGGCTATAATGTAACAATCGATGATCTTAAAAATTTCCGTCAGTGGGGATCAAAAACACCAGGCCACCCGGAATTTGGTCACACAGATGGAGTTGAGGCGACTACTGGCCCATTAGGTCAAGGGGTTGCAATGGCTGTAGGTATGGCGATGGCAGAAGCTCATCTAAGTGCTAAATATAATAAAGACAACTTCAACGTAGTTGATCATTATACGTACTCAATTTGTGGTGATGGAGACTTAATGGAGGGTGTTTCACAAGAAGCTGCATCCTTAGCGGCACACTTAGGTCTTGGGAAATTAGTTGTTCTTTATGATTCTAACGATATTTCATTAGATGGTGACCTAAACCGTTCCTTCTCAGAGTCTGTAGAGGATCGCTTTAAAGCGTATGGTTGGCAAGTAATCCGAGTTGAAGATGGTAATGATACTGCTACTCTTCGCCAATCTATTGAAGAGGCAAAATCGAATACGGATCAACCTACTCTAATTGAAGTGAAAACAGTTATTGGCTATGGTTCACCTAATAAATCAGGGAAGTCTGCCTCTCACGGTGCTCCTTTAGGTGAAGATGAAGCGAACCTAACTAAAGAACACTATAAATGGGGACACGAACCATTCCATGTACCTTCAGAAGTATACCAGGACTTCGAAACAAAAGTTCAAGCACGTGGTGCTGAAGCAGAACAAAAATGGAATGAATTAGTCCAACAATACAAAGAAGCTTACCCTGAACTTGGAGAAGAATTTACTCGTGCGATAAACGATGAACTTCCTTCTAATTGGGACAGTGAGCTTCCTCAATACACACCAGGTGAAGATAAGCTGGCAACTCGTGCATCTTCTGGTGAGATGATTAACGCATTGTCTAAGACTGTTCCAAACTTCTTCGGTGGAAGTGCTGACCTTGCGGGATCTAATAAAACGAGTGTAAGTGGAGAAGAAGATTTCTCTCGTAACAACTATGCTGGACGTAACATCTGGTTTGGTGTACGTGAATTTGCGATGGCATCTGCATTGAATGGTATGGCACTTCATGGTGGACTAAAAGTGTACGGTGGTACATTCTTCGTCTTTAGTGATTACTTACGCCCAGCGGTTCGCCTATCTGCTTTAATGGGGGTACCTGTTACGTATGTATTTACTCATGACTCTATCGCTGTCGGGGAAGATGGCCCAACACACGAACCAATTGAGCAACTGCCATCCCTACGTGCTATGCCAGGTTTATCCGTTGTACGTCCTGCTGACGGGATCGAAACGGAAGCAGCTTGGCGCCTGTCTCTTGAATCAAACTCAACTCCGTCTGCCCTTGTATTAACACGTCAAGGACTACCTACTCTTGAAGGTACAAGTTATGAAGGTGTGAAAAAAGGTGCATATGTAGTAAGTCCTGCTAACAAAGAGGAAGCAGATTGCCTTCTGTTAGCCTCTGGCTCTGAAGTACAACTTGCCGTTCGCGCTCAAGAGAGTCTTCGTGAGAAGGGTATTGAAGCGAGTGTCGTAAGCATGCCTTCTTGGGATCGTTTCAATGCACAGAGTAAAGAATATAAAGAAGAAGTGCTTCCAAGTACCGTAAAAGCTCGACTAGCAATCGAAATGGCTTCTCCATTTGGTTGGGAGCGTTATGTAGGTCTTGAAGGAGATGTGTTAGGCATTGACACGTTCGGTGCATCAGCTCCAGGAGATCAAGTGATGGAAGAATACGGATTTACTGTCGATAATGTAGTGAGCCGTGTAGAACAACTGCTTAAGTAA